One window of the Asticcacaulis sp. SL142 genome contains the following:
- a CDS encoding Rne/Rng family ribonuclease — MSLAGRYCVLMPNTARGGGISRKITNSADRKRLKVVAQSLDVPQGMGLIVRTAGAKRTKQEIKRDYDYLLRVWENIRETTLKSNAPSLIYEEEDLVKRAIRDLFDKDFEHVMVEGEEGYRSARDFMRMIMPSQAKKIQLYRANAPLFARHGIEDMLQKIYSPTVPLRSGGYLVINQTEALVAIDVNSGKSTKERNIENTALKTNLEAAEEAARQMRLRDLAGLVVIDFIDMDEPKNNRAVEKKLKDALENDRARIQMGKISGFGLMEISRQRRRTGFLEGTTSPCPHCEGTGRIRSVDSSALGAMRAIDLEAMQNGAGAVIIKLPQPVALYVLNEKQGHLAKLREEWGLKVTVEIENHLSHAEFEITRTVHADEVEFVPPVRSMPAADLLLDAADEVFEDEELDAEDEEAIAREDTDDDGAAERAQSREDGRDGGRDGRGRGRNRRRRRKGENGNREPDGEAEADAETAEAADTEADDDSDGSDGDSDDRRNRRRRRGRRGGRRTGQENRPREPYGWVRARTPSLEEPYVWIDAFDEQQKRVDPQVSDAIAASSSADSQQTPLPEGVPKDVRRERSRNRRNRSSAAEAVSSTAMDVITPVGSVEVAPRALTEPVDGSAPTSLVPEDMVSDAPVRRKRPTRSRKVAVAAEAETVADDTATISVEVEPAVAPEVVEVAPEPVAAEDAGKTTRKPRARRKKTDVVAESLTETVTAPMTEATDQAEVIEAPAPVDTTVSVLERPLVEVQSFEPAPSVVDPAEITTPPEKPKRGWWRK; from the coding sequence ATGTCGCTGGCCGGACGCTATTGCGTACTGATGCCCAATACCGCCCGCGGTGGTGGCATCAGCCGCAAAATCACCAACTCAGCCGACCGTAAGCGCCTGAAAGTCGTCGCCCAAAGCCTTGACGTGCCGCAGGGCATGGGCCTGATTGTCCGCACTGCCGGGGCCAAGCGCACCAAGCAGGAAATCAAGCGCGACTATGACTATCTGCTGCGCGTGTGGGAAAACATTCGCGAAACTACGCTGAAATCCAATGCGCCGTCGCTGATCTACGAAGAAGAAGATCTGGTCAAACGCGCCATCCGCGACCTGTTCGATAAGGATTTCGAGCATGTCATGGTCGAAGGCGAGGAAGGTTACCGCTCGGCGCGCGACTTCATGCGCATGATCATGCCGTCTCAGGCCAAGAAGATTCAGCTTTACCGTGCCAATGCGCCCCTCTTTGCCCGTCATGGCATTGAGGACATGCTGCAAAAGATTTATTCCCCGACGGTTCCTCTGCGCTCCGGCGGTTATCTGGTGATCAACCAGACCGAAGCGCTGGTCGCTATCGACGTCAACTCCGGCAAGTCGACCAAAGAGCGCAATATTGAAAATACCGCGCTCAAGACCAACCTCGAAGCGGCCGAAGAAGCCGCCCGTCAGATGCGTTTGCGCGATCTGGCCGGCCTGGTGGTCATCGACTTCATTGACATGGATGAGCCGAAAAACAACCGTGCGGTTGAAAAGAAGCTCAAAGACGCCCTCGAAAACGATCGTGCCCGCATCCAGATGGGTAAGATTTCCGGCTTTGGCCTGATGGAAATTTCGCGTCAGCGCCGCCGTACCGGCTTCCTTGAAGGCACCACCTCGCCCTGCCCGCACTGTGAAGGCACGGGCCGCATCCGCTCAGTCGATTCATCGGCACTGGGTGCCATGCGCGCTATTGATCTTGAGGCCATGCAAAATGGTGCCGGGGCTGTCATCATTAAGCTGCCGCAGCCTGTGGCGCTTTATGTGCTCAACGAAAAGCAGGGCCATCTGGCCAAGCTGCGTGAGGAATGGGGCCTTAAGGTCACCGTCGAAATCGAAAACCACCTCTCCCACGCTGAGTTTGAAATCACACGCACCGTTCATGCTGACGAAGTTGAATTCGTGCCGCCGGTTCGTTCTATGCCTGCGGCCGACCTTCTGCTCGATGCCGCCGACGAAGTGTTTGAGGATGAAGAGCTCGACGCTGAAGACGAAGAGGCCATTGCCCGCGAAGACACCGACGATGATGGTGCCGCTGAGCGTGCGCAGTCTCGTGAAGATGGCCGTGACGGCGGACGTGATGGTCGTGGCCGTGGCCGCAACCGCCGCCGCCGCCGCAAGGGTGAAAACGGCAACCGCGAACCGGATGGCGAAGCTGAGGCCGATGCTGAAACCGCTGAAGCGGCTGACACTGAGGCCGATGACGATAGTGACGGCAGCGATGGCGACAGTGATGACCGCCGCAACCGTCGTCGCCGTCGTGGCCGTCGTGGGGGTCGTCGCACGGGTCAGGAAAACCGTCCGCGCGAACCTTATGGCTGGGTGCGCGCTCGCACGCCGTCGCTTGAAGAACCCTATGTCTGGATTGATGCCTTCGATGAGCAGCAAAAACGCGTAGACCCGCAGGTATCCGACGCGATCGCGGCGAGTTCATCGGCTGATAGTCAGCAAACACCCTTGCCAGAGGGGGTTCCTAAAGACGTCCGACGTGAGCGTTCGCGTAATCGCCGCAACCGGTCGTCAGCCGCTGAGGCTGTGTCATCAACAGCTATGGATGTCATCACGCCGGTTGGTTCTGTTGAGGTCGCTCCGCGCGCCCTGACTGAGCCGGTAGATGGTTCGGCACCGACGTCGCTCGTACCCGAAGACATGGTTAGTGACGCGCCGGTTCGCCGTAAACGCCCAACCCGTTCCCGCAAGGTTGCGGTTGCGGCTGAGGCTGAGACCGTGGCCGATGATACCGCGACTATATCCGTCGAAGTTGAACCGGCGGTCGCGCCCGAAGTTGTTGAGGTGGCACCTGAGCCGGTGGCTGCCGAAGACGCCGGGAAAACCACGCGTAAGCCCCGCGCCCGTCGCAAGAAAACGGATGTGGTGGCGGAAAGCTTAACCGAAACGGTTACGGCCCCCATGACTGAGGCGACAGACCAAGCCGAGGTAATCGAGGCCCCGGCCCCGGTTGACACAACGGTATCCGTGTTGGAGAGGCCTTTGGTTGAGGTTCAATCTTTTGAACCGGCGCCGTCCGTGGTCGATCCGGCGGAAATCACCACACCACCGGAAAAGCCCAAACGTGGCTGGTGGCGCAAATAA
- a CDS encoding N-acetylmuramoyl-L-alanine amidase family protein — MIRVLRHLVGYDFHKAVKIATASVLAAVICIGVSEVTSVRAATDATASGDVVKVRLGGDKAQTRIVLELNRAAKGKLLSADTASSAVLDLSDVRMDGPLSGEGRGLVSGWRVENQGGAVRLKLSYQGQARIARRFILPPADGVGVYRYVIDVVPAAVTPPGDEATRLLIPDTTKASAATQLKAEVPLRRSLKKIVVIDAGHGGKDSGALGAFSYEKDVNLAAAKALKAKLESTGRYKVIMTRETDGFVDLSARVRIARSAYADLFISLHSDSGPNKTTRGASIYTLSDSGTERAARKALVRGDWSLAERPADQMVNRILIDLTQRATKNRSATFAQVLLNNIGDTTPLLKTSHRQAGFVVLLAPDVPAVLLEMGFITNAMDEKLLNDLAQRNRMMTSVAKSIDQYFENDVRYASFVMMPKSGR, encoded by the coding sequence ATGATCCGGGTGCTCAGGCATTTGGTCGGCTATGATTTTCATAAGGCCGTAAAAATAGCGACCGCGTCGGTTCTGGCCGCCGTGATCTGCATCGGTGTGTCCGAAGTGACCTCCGTGCGAGCGGCCACGGATGCGACCGCTTCCGGCGATGTGGTCAAGGTGCGTCTGGGCGGTGATAAGGCTCAGACCCGGATCGTGCTTGAGCTTAATCGCGCCGCCAAGGGTAAGCTTTTATCGGCAGATACGGCCTCATCGGCGGTGCTGGATTTGAGCGATGTGCGCATGGATGGCCCATTGAGCGGTGAGGGCCGGGGTCTGGTTTCCGGCTGGCGTGTTGAAAATCAGGGCGGGGCTGTGCGCCTTAAACTCAGCTATCAAGGGCAGGCTAGGATAGCGCGCCGGTTCATTCTGCCGCCCGCCGATGGCGTGGGTGTCTATCGCTATGTGATTGATGTGGTGCCTGCTGCGGTCACGCCTCCGGGTGATGAGGCCACGCGCCTTTTGATACCGGACACCACCAAAGCCTCTGCGGCGACCCAGTTAAAGGCCGAAGTGCCGCTGCGCCGCTCATTGAAAAAGATTGTGGTCATTGATGCGGGACACGGCGGTAAAGATTCCGGCGCTTTGGGGGCGTTTTCTTATGAAAAAGACGTCAATCTGGCGGCGGCTAAGGCCTTGAAGGCCAAGCTCGAATCGACCGGGCGCTATAAGGTCATCATGACGCGTGAAACCGATGGGTTTGTCGATCTGTCGGCACGAGTCCGGATTGCCCGCAGTGCCTATGCCGATCTGTTTATTTCGCTCCATTCCGATTCGGGGCCAAACAAAACGACTCGTGGCGCCAGTATCTATACCCTGTCTGATTCGGGCACTGAGCGGGCAGCGCGTAAAGCCTTAGTGCGTGGTGACTGGTCTTTGGCCGAGCGTCCGGCTGATCAAATGGTCAATCGTATCCTCATTGATCTGACGCAACGCGCCACCAAGAACCGCTCGGCAACCTTTGCTCAGGTCCTACTCAATAACATTGGCGATACGACGCCCTTGCTGAAAACCAGCCACCGTCAGGCCGGTTTTGTGGTGCTTCTGGCGCCAGATGTGCCTGCGGTTTTGCTGGAAATGGGCTTTATTACCAATGCGATGGATGAAAAACTTCTCAACGATTTGGCGCAACGTAATCGCATGATGACGTCGGTCGCCAAATCGATTGATCAGTATTTTGAAAATGATGTGCGCTATGCCTCATTTGTCATGATGCCCAAGTCTGGCCGCTAA
- a CDS encoding penicillin-binding protein 1A has product MTVIAVAGFAIAIYAAWLFHDLPDGTELADYRPATSTRVFAWDGTLIGEFAKERRIYVPYDRIPPRLAQAFLAAEDRNFFAHSGVDVGGLSRAAAKNVVNFAEGNRLEGGSTITQQVAKNVLLTNEQTLGRKLKEVILARRLEASLDKKQILELYLNEIFLGYRSNGVGTAAYNYFGKSVDELSLSEMAYLAALPKGPSNYHPTRRKEQAIDRRNWILGEMAKVGWVTPAEALAASKEDLVVQAAPARAKYRDADYFVGEVERRAQNIFGDEIYSSGYYLRTTLDPKLQTVARIALMDGLEQYDRRHGWRGGWDNIKLEDGWKVEALKRAAPAEREDWQHAIVEKASSSSVSIITAIDGTRGRLADNDVIWAFAGKGLKSGDLIFVSEQSKGLFRLHQVPAVNGALVAVDPWTGRIVAMVGGYSYSLSKFNRAVQAKRQPGSAIKPFVYAVALENEFTPASIVMDAPISMAGANGAKWSPQNYTRRYYGAQTLRKGLEYSRNAMTVRLAQKVGIKTVSQKIAEYGISDNLPAVLPIALGAGETTPYKLTAAYSMFANGGRKIRPHLIEVVQDREGGVVYKAEARKCPGACKRAFDGTESPKLLPDGSPVIDPITAYQITSYLEGVVQRGTAARASVLGRPIAGKTGTTNEYRSAWFVGYSPDLVVGVFVGFDDNRSLGEGETGGASALPIFVDFMQQALKNKPVKPFMKPKDAVFVSVRGYEEAFRPGTEPKPVVTAAPSDIEGPKPYTEVWRDGLTEEVPSQDAAPERKPYVDEAEPILY; this is encoded by the coding sequence ATGACGGTGATCGCCGTCGCGGGCTTTGCGATCGCAATCTATGCCGCGTGGCTGTTTCATGACCTGCCCGATGGTACGGAACTGGCGGATTATCGTCCGGCGACCTCGACGCGCGTCTTTGCCTGGGACGGCACCCTGATCGGGGAATTTGCCAAGGAGCGGCGCATCTATGTGCCCTATGATCGCATCCCGCCGCGTCTGGCGCAGGCCTTTCTGGCCGCCGAAGACCGTAATTTCTTTGCGCACTCAGGGGTTGATGTCGGCGGCTTAAGCCGAGCGGCTGCCAAAAACGTCGTCAACTTTGCCGAGGGCAATCGCCTTGAAGGCGGCTCGACCATAACGCAGCAGGTCGCCAAGAACGTCCTTTTGACCAATGAGCAGACTCTGGGCCGTAAGCTTAAGGAAGTTATTCTGGCCCGTCGGCTTGAAGCCTCGCTGGATAAGAAGCAAATCCTTGAGCTCTATCTCAACGAAATCTTTCTGGGCTACCGCTCCAACGGGGTCGGCACCGCCGCCTATAACTATTTCGGTAAGTCGGTTGATGAGTTGTCTTTGAGTGAAATGGCCTATCTGGCCGCCTTGCCCAAGGGACCGTCCAATTACCACCCAACCCGCCGTAAAGAACAGGCCATCGACCGCCGCAACTGGATTTTGGGTGAAATGGCCAAGGTCGGCTGGGTTACCCCGGCAGAAGCACTGGCGGCGTCCAAAGAAGACCTTGTGGTGCAGGCAGCCCCGGCACGCGCCAAATACCGCGATGCTGACTATTTCGTCGGTGAGGTGGAGCGCCGTGCCCAGAATATTTTCGGCGATGAGATTTATTCGAGCGGTTACTACCTCAGAACCACGCTTGACCCAAAGCTGCAAACCGTAGCGCGGATCGCGCTGATGGACGGTCTGGAGCAATATGACCGCCGCCACGGCTGGCGCGGCGGTTGGGACAATATTAAGCTGGAAGACGGCTGGAAGGTTGAGGCTCTGAAACGCGCGGCACCGGCTGAACGCGAAGATTGGCAACATGCCATTGTTGAAAAGGCGTCTTCGTCTTCGGTCAGCATAATCACCGCGATCGATGGCACGCGTGGACGTCTGGCCGACAATGATGTGATTTGGGCGTTCGCGGGTAAGGGTCTGAAGTCCGGTGATTTGATCTTCGTGTCTGAACAATCCAAAGGGCTTTTCAGGCTGCATCAGGTGCCTGCGGTCAATGGCGCGCTAGTGGCGGTGGATCCGTGGACCGGGCGGATCGTGGCTATGGTGGGCGGCTATAGTTACTCTCTGTCGAAATTTAACCGCGCCGTTCAGGCCAAGCGTCAACCGGGTTCCGCCATCAAGCCGTTTGTCTATGCGGTCGCTCTGGAGAATGAGTTTACGCCCGCGTCGATTGTTATGGATGCGCCTATTTCAATGGCCGGTGCCAATGGCGCGAAATGGTCTCCGCAAAACTATACCCGCCGTTATTACGGCGCGCAGACCCTGCGCAAGGGCCTCGAATACTCACGCAACGCCATGACCGTGCGGCTGGCACAAAAGGTCGGCATCAAGACCGTCTCGCAAAAGATCGCCGAATATGGCATTTCCGATAACCTGCCCGCCGTCTTGCCGATAGCACTTGGGGCAGGCGAGACCACGCCCTATAAACTGACCGCGGCCTATTCGATGTTTGCCAATGGCGGTCGTAAAATTCGCCCGCACCTAATAGAGGTGGTGCAGGACCGTGAGGGCGGTGTGGTCTATAAGGCCGAAGCCCGTAAATGCCCCGGCGCCTGTAAGCGCGCCTTTGACGGCACGGAATCGCCTAAGCTGTTGCCTGATGGTTCCCCCGTTATTGACCCGATAACAGCCTATCAGATCACCTCTTATCTTGAGGGTGTGGTTCAGCGTGGTACAGCCGCACGGGCCTCGGTTCTGGGGCGCCCGATTGCGGGTAAGACCGGCACCACCAATGAATACCGCAGCGCCTGGTTTGTTGGCTATTCACCCGATTTGGTGGTCGGCGTCTTTGTCGGTTTTGACGATAACCGCTCACTGGGTGAGGGGGAGACAGGCGGAGCTTCGGCCTTGCCTATCTTCGTCGATTTCATGCAGCAGGCATTGAAGAACAAGCCCGTTAAACCGTTCATGAAGCCCAAGGATGCGGTCTTTGTTTCGGTGCGCGGCTATGAAGAAGCGTTCCGGCCGGGTACTGAGCCCAAGCCGGTCGTGACGGCGGCACCTTCCGACATCGAAGGGCCCAAGCCCTATACCGAGGTTTGGCGCGATGGCCTGACCGAAGAGGTGCCGTCTCAGGACGCCGCTCCTGAGCGCAAGCCCTATGTGGATGAGGCTGAGCCCATTCTTTATTAA
- the prfB gene encoding peptide chain release factor 2 (programmed frameshift) has product MRLDVEAQARDIEQSIGLLRRRLDWDVALRRLDELNARVEDPTLWDNPEMAQSVMRERTRLGNSVDAVKKLEQELKDALDYAELADMEGDEDLLEEARAMLKTLKDYAGRAELEALLSGEADGNDAYLEINSGAGGTESCDWAGILMRMYMRWATAHGMTVSVEEETPGEQAGIKSVTLTVKGTNAYGWLKTEGGVHRLVRISPFDSNARRHTSFASVWVYPVVDDAIVIDINPADVRTDTYRASGAGGQHINKTDSAVRLTHIPTGIAVACQAGRSQHANRDEAWKMLRARLYEVELQKREAAQQALEDQKTDIGWGHQIRSYVLHPYQMVKDLRTDVETSDSQAVLDGDLDPFMAASLAQRVGATRDAAEA; this is encoded by the exons ATGCGACTGGATGTTGAGGCTCAGGCCCGCGACATCGAGCAATCCATTGGATTGCTCAGGAGGCGTCTT GACTGGGATGTCGCTTTAAGACGTCTCGATGAGTTGAATGCGCGCGTCGAAGACCCGACGCTGTGGGACAATCCTGAAATGGCGCAGAGCGTCATGCGTGAGCGTACCCGGCTTGGCAATTCTGTGGATGCCGTCAAAAAGCTGGAGCAGGAACTCAAAGACGCGCTCGATTACGCTGAACTGGCCGATATGGAAGGCGACGAAGACCTTCTGGAAGAGGCGCGCGCCATGCTGAAGACCCTCAAGGACTATGCGGGCCGTGCCGAGCTTGAGGCCCTGCTGTCAGGTGAAGCCGATGGCAATGACGCCTATCTCGAAATCAATTCCGGCGCAGGCGGGACGGAATCCTGCGACTGGGCCGGTATTTTGATGCGAATGTATATGCGCTGGGCGACCGCGCACGGCATGACGGTATCGGTCGAGGAAGAAACGCCGGGTGAGCAGGCGGGCATCAAGTCGGTGACTCTGACCGTCAAGGGCACTAACGCCTATGGCTGGCTCAAGACCGAAGGCGGGGTGCATCGTCTGGTGCGGATTTCACCGTTCGATTCCAATGCGCGCCGTCATACCTCATTTGCCTCAGTCTGGGTCTATCCGGTGGTCGATGATGCCATCGTCATCGATATCAACCCGGCGGATGTGCGCACCGATACTTACCGCGCGTCAGGGGCAGGTGGACAGCACATCAACAAGACCGACTCGGCGGTGCGTTTGACGCACATTCCGACCGGTATTGCCGTTGCCTGTCAGGCCGGACGCTCTCAGCACGCCAACCGCGATGAAGCCTGGAAGATGCTGCGGGCGCGGCTTTATGAGGTCGAGTTGCAAAAGCGCGAAGCGGCGCAGCAAGCGCTGGAAGATCAGAAAACCGATATCGGTTGGGGGCACCAGATCCGATCCTATGTTCTGCACCCCTACCAGATGGTCAAGGATCTGCGCACCGATGTCGAGACTTCGGATTCGCAAGCTGTGCTGGATGGTGATCTCGATCCCTTCATGGCCGCATCGCTGGCTCAAAGGGTCGGGGCAACGCGAGATGCTGCTGAAGCCTAA
- a CDS encoding YihY/virulence factor BrkB family protein produces the protein MPEASSDKPELTLKFMWRLLRETFLEWLDDKAPRLGAALAFYSVLSIGPLLLIVVSVAGLAFGEDSVRLQLVGEIRNLIGDTGAQAIETIMTSSKDRDAGIVATVIGFATLIISATGFFAQLQDALNAIWNVESKENDHWTWFLKKRVLSFALIVGIGFLLLISLVISAALAAFSGMFADVLPAFVLYLLNLVISFAVTTFLFAMTFKMLPDAHIEWRDVWVGAVITALLFSVGKLLIGIYLGQSALSSTYGAAGSLMVVLVWIYYSTQIFFFGAEFTQVYSRYFGSQITIKYRRKKKIPKTPEM, from the coding sequence ATGCCTGAAGCTTCATCTGACAAACCCGAACTTACCCTTAAATTCATGTGGCGATTGCTGCGTGAGACCTTTCTTGAATGGCTGGATGACAAAGCGCCGCGTCTGGGGGCAGCGCTTGCCTTTTACAGCGTCCTGTCGATCGGCCCGCTATTGCTGATCGTCGTCTCCGTAGCCGGGCTGGCGTTTGGCGAAGACTCCGTGCGTCTTCAGCTTGTCGGTGAAATAAGAAACCTGATTGGCGACACCGGGGCGCAGGCTATCGAAACCATCATGACCAGCTCCAAAGACCGGGACGCCGGCATTGTGGCCACTGTGATCGGGTTTGCCACGCTGATTATCTCGGCTACCGGGTTTTTTGCTCAGCTACAGGACGCTCTAAATGCGATCTGGAATGTCGAAAGTAAGGAAAATGATCATTGGACGTGGTTTTTAAAAAAACGCGTCCTGTCGTTTGCCCTGATTGTGGGCATTGGGTTTTTGCTGTTGATATCGCTTGTCATTTCGGCAGCGCTGGCGGCTTTTAGCGGGATGTTTGCCGATGTGCTGCCCGCTTTTGTGTTGTACCTACTCAACCTGGTCATATCATTTGCCGTGACCACATTCCTGTTTGCCATGACGTTCAAGATGCTGCCCGATGCTCACATAGAATGGCGGGATGTGTGGGTGGGGGCCGTCATCACCGCCTTGCTGTTCTCAGTGGGCAAGCTGTTAATCGGGATATATCTGGGACAAAGCGCCCTCAGCTCTACCTACGGCGCCGCCGGATCGCTGATGGTTGTGCTGGTCTGGATCTATTATTCGACCCAGATTTTCTTTTTCGGTGCCGAGTTTACGCAAGTGTACAGCCGCTATTTTGGCTCGCAGATTACAATCAAATACCGGCGCAAGAAAAAAATACCCAAAACCCCTGAGATGTAA
- a CDS encoding bactofilin family protein yields the protein MFNKTKPTRAQQPEAAVAPPLDLNSVNMNSSKSTPMAAPAPKVGSVLSSTLIIEGNITGSGDLHLEGTVRGDVKAGHLVVGEAGNVEGSIEAETIEIRGRVVGGISGKQVRLSATAYVEGDITHEQLSIDVGAYFVGRCLQSRARPETVHTAPAPAQPAAAQYATTPDYGTPSLSSYDMNALSDLKPSY from the coding sequence ATGTTCAACAAAACTAAACCCACCCGCGCCCAACAACCCGAAGCGGCTGTAGCTCCTCCGCTGGACCTCAATTCGGTCAATATGAATTCATCGAAATCAACGCCGATGGCAGCTCCTGCCCCTAAGGTGGGTTCGGTGTTGTCATCAACCCTGATTATCGAAGGCAACATCACCGGCTCCGGCGATCTGCACCTGGAAGGCACTGTACGCGGCGACGTTAAGGCCGGTCATCTGGTCGTTGGCGAAGCGGGCAATGTCGAAGGTTCGATCGAAGCCGAAACCATCGAAATCCGCGGCCGTGTGGTCGGCGGCATTTCAGGTAAGCAGGTTCGCTTATCGGCCACGGCCTATGTCGAAGGCGACATCACCCATGAACAGTTGTCGATTGATGTCGGCGCTTACTTCGTCGGCCGTTGCCTGCAATCGCGCGCCCGCCCGGAAACCGTTCATACGGCCCCAGCCCCGGCTCAACCCGCAGCCGCCCAGTATGCAACCACGCCTGACTACGGCACACCGTCGCTGAGCAGCTATGATATGAATGCCCTGTCAGACCTTAAGCCGTCTTACTAA
- a CDS encoding M23 family metallopeptidase, with protein MSKKSFGRLHDVLEQTFPERHLYIRSNGETRGYVLSTGKQFGFTVLASVAVTWLAISTGAVIFIALSESASERQISLMKAQSERWVADRQARLDSATKQLTQASGSLDELASTVEKRHGALIHILKDFKNVPGASATLSPAPVDETLPPIERIYAVRAEQERMVGKAENFAKSRAERLRLAFRLAGLNPAAYAQGGSNANPLLEAKDSKELAQYLEVDEGFASRIRNAAINLNDMRGLQKSSEALPFNRPAYNIRTTSGFGVRFDPFTGRPNRHLGLDFAGPYLTPIYSTAPGIVAFSGVRSGYGNAVEIDHGNGFKTRYAHMQSLSVRTGQRVAVGQRLGAMGSTGRSTGVHLHYEVWLNGRPQNPARFVKAGDYVQQN; from the coding sequence ATGAGTAAGAAAAGCTTTGGACGCCTTCATGACGTGCTGGAACAAACCTTTCCAGAGCGTCATCTCTATATTCGCTCAAACGGCGAAACCCGTGGCTATGTCCTGAGCACAGGCAAGCAATTTGGGTTTACCGTGCTAGCTTCGGTCGCGGTGACATGGCTTGCCATATCCACAGGCGCCGTGATCTTCATTGCCCTGTCTGAGAGCGCCTCCGAGCGACAAATCAGTCTGATGAAGGCCCAATCTGAACGCTGGGTGGCCGACCGTCAGGCCCGCCTCGACAGCGCCACCAAGCAACTGACGCAGGCATCAGGATCGCTTGATGAACTGGCGTCAACCGTTGAAAAACGCCACGGCGCATTGATCCATATTCTGAAAGATTTCAAAAACGTACCGGGCGCTTCTGCCACCCTGTCTCCGGCACCCGTCGATGAGACCTTGCCGCCTATCGAGCGTATTTACGCCGTCCGTGCCGAGCAGGAACGCATGGTGGGTAAGGCCGAGAATTTTGCCAAATCCCGCGCCGAACGATTAAGACTGGCCTTCCGTCTGGCCGGGCTTAATCCCGCCGCCTATGCGCAGGGCGGCTCAAACGCCAATCCGCTGCTGGAAGCCAAGGATTCCAAAGAACTGGCCCAATATCTTGAAGTCGACGAAGGTTTTGCCTCACGCATACGCAATGCCGCCATTAACCTGAATGATATGCGCGGCTTGCAAAAGTCATCTGAGGCCCTGCCCTTTAACCGTCCAGCTTACAATATTCGCACCACATCGGGCTTTGGCGTACGCTTTGATCCCTTTACGGGACGGCCCAATCGCCATCTTGGCCTCGATTTTGCAGGCCCATACCTTACCCCCATCTACTCAACGGCTCCCGGCATAGTAGCATTTTCGGGTGTGCGCAGTGGCTACGGGAACGCGGTCGAAATCGACCACGGCAATGGATTTAAAACTCGCTACGCCCATATGCAGTCTTTATCTGTGCGCACCGGCCAACGTGTGGCGGTCGGTCAAAGACTAGGCGCTATGGGTTCTACTGGTCGCTCGACCGGCGTCCACCTTCATTACGAAGTGTGGCTCAATGGTCGTCCTCAAAACCCTGCACGCTTTGTAAAGGCTGGAGACTATGTTCAACAAAACTAA
- a CDS encoding peroxiredoxin, which yields MSSLRIHKGYVMAKAQINQNEFEPFTAPDFTLPSSKGGEVSLRDLKGQWVVLFFYPKDNTEGCTIEARDFSALADEFGALNTALFGISKDNLKKHANFINKFDLNLTLLADESTQTIQAYGLWAEKTLYGKKYMGTERATFLIDPDGRVRKVWRNVKVGGHAIEVLSALKGFKP from the coding sequence ATGTCATCCTTACGCATCCATAAAGGCTATGTCATGGCAAAAGCACAGATAAATCAAAACGAATTTGAACCTTTTACAGCGCCGGATTTCACTCTGCCCTCATCTAAGGGCGGCGAGGTTAGTTTGCGCGACCTCAAAGGCCAGTGGGTGGTGCTGTTTTTCTACCCCAAGGACAATACCGAAGGCTGCACCATCGAGGCCCGCGACTTTTCAGCTTTGGCTGATGAGTTTGGGGCGCTGAACACCGCTCTGTTTGGCATTTCAAAAGACAACCTCAAAAAACATGCCAATTTTATCAATAAGTTCGATCTCAATCTTACACTGTTGGCTGATGAAAGCACGCAGACCATTCAAGCCTATGGGCTATGGGCCGAAAAGACGCTGTACGGCAAAAAATATATGGGCACGGAACGAGCGACCTTTTTGATCGATCCGGATGGAAGGGTGCGCAAAGTCTGGCGCAACGTCAAGGTGGGTGGCCACGCCATCGAGGTATTATCGGCCCTGAAAGGCTTCAAGCCCTGA